A single genomic interval of Brevibacillus brevis harbors:
- the gpmI gene encoding 2,3-bisphosphoglycerate-independent phosphoglycerate mutase, with product MAQRPKPVALLIVDGFALRNETYGNAVAQASKPNFDRYWNQYPHATLEASGLAVGLPEGQMGNSEVGHLNIGAGRVVYQDLTRITKSIQEGAFFENETLIAAFQHAKQNGKQLHLFGLLSDGGVHSHIDHLFAMLELAKKQDFADVFIHGFLDGRDVSPDSAVGYIEQLQAKIAELGVGRIATVQGRYYAMDRDKRWDRVEKAYRAMVYADAPAYRDPVQAVKESYEKSIMDEFVMPTVILDEAGKPVTTVQSGDSIIFYNFRPDRAIQMSQAFTNEDFRGFDRGDKRPRDLHFVCLTHFSETVDGYVAYKPSNLDNTLGEVLSQHGLKQLRIAETEKYPHVTFFFSGGREKEFPGETRILIPSPKVATYDLQPEMSAPELTDAVVAEIEADNFDAIILNFANCDMVGHSGMMEPTIKAVETVDACLGRVVDAIVAKGGVAIITADHGNADLMLDEAGRPITSHSTYPVPVIVTKDGAVLREDGILADLSPTLLELLGVAQPVEMTGKSLLAK from the coding sequence ATGGCACAAAGACCAAAACCGGTTGCCCTTTTGATTGTGGATGGTTTTGCTCTGCGGAACGAAACGTATGGAAACGCAGTAGCACAAGCCAGCAAGCCGAATTTTGACCGTTACTGGAACCAATACCCTCACGCGACTCTGGAGGCAAGTGGGCTGGCTGTTGGACTGCCAGAAGGACAGATGGGGAACTCCGAGGTAGGCCATCTCAATATCGGAGCAGGGCGTGTTGTTTATCAGGATTTGACGCGCATTACCAAGTCGATTCAAGAAGGCGCTTTTTTTGAAAACGAAACACTGATCGCAGCTTTCCAGCACGCGAAGCAAAACGGCAAGCAGCTCCATCTGTTCGGACTTTTGTCCGATGGTGGTGTACACAGTCACATTGACCACCTGTTTGCGATGCTCGAGTTGGCGAAAAAGCAGGACTTTGCGGATGTGTTCATCCACGGTTTCCTCGATGGTCGCGATGTATCGCCTGACAGTGCAGTGGGCTATATCGAACAGCTGCAAGCCAAAATTGCAGAGCTCGGCGTTGGCCGTATTGCTACGGTACAAGGTCGCTACTATGCGATGGATCGGGACAAACGCTGGGATCGCGTAGAGAAGGCGTATCGTGCCATGGTGTACGCAGATGCTCCGGCTTATCGTGATCCGGTTCAAGCGGTAAAGGAATCCTACGAAAAGTCCATTATGGATGAATTCGTCATGCCAACCGTGATTCTCGATGAAGCAGGCAAACCTGTGACGACCGTTCAAAGCGGCGATTCGATTATTTTTTATAATTTCCGACCGGATCGTGCGATTCAAATGTCGCAAGCCTTTACGAATGAAGACTTCCGTGGCTTTGACCGCGGAGATAAGCGACCACGCGATCTGCATTTTGTGTGCCTGACGCATTTTTCCGAGACGGTTGACGGGTATGTCGCTTACAAGCCTTCCAATCTGGATAATACATTGGGAGAGGTGCTTTCCCAGCACGGCTTGAAGCAACTGCGCATTGCCGAGACAGAGAAATATCCGCATGTGACGTTCTTCTTCAGTGGCGGGCGTGAAAAGGAATTTCCAGGTGAGACGCGTATCCTGATTCCTTCGCCAAAAGTAGCGACGTACGATCTACAGCCAGAGATGAGTGCACCAGAGCTGACAGACGCTGTTGTCGCTGAGATTGAGGCAGACAATTTTGACGCGATCATCCTGAACTTTGCCAACTGCGACATGGTTGGTCATTCCGGTATGATGGAGCCAACGATCAAAGCAGTCGAGACGGTTGATGCATGCTTGGGCCGAGTGGTCGATGCCATCGTAGCAAAAGGCGGCGTAGCCATCATCACGGCTGACCACGGCAACGCGGATCTGATGCTGGATGAAGCGGGACGCCCGATTACTTCACACAGTACGTATCCGGTGCCTGTAATCGTGACCAAAGACGGGGCTGTTCTGCGCGAAGACGGTATTTTGGCCGACTTGTCGCCAACGCTTTTGGAGCTTTTGGGGGTAGCGCAACCGGTTGAAATGACAGGCAAATCGTTACTTGCAAAATAG
- the tpiA gene encoding triose-phosphate isomerase — MRTPIIAGNWKMFKTMAEARAFAQEAKAGNHTSGVQKVICAPFTALAALKEELAGTDIAIGAQNMHFEEQGAYTGEISASMLKEIGVEYVILGHSERRQYFNETDETVNKKVVAALAAGLVPIVCVGESLEQREAGETADVVRTQTEGAFAGVDAAQVADTVIAYEPIWAIGTGKSSTAEDANETIAIIRSVIGERFGQTTAEKVRIQYGGSVKPENIASYMAQPDIDGALVGGASLVADSYLQLVAGATSR, encoded by the coding sequence ATGCGAACACCAATTATCGCGGGGAACTGGAAGATGTTCAAAACGATGGCCGAGGCAAGAGCGTTTGCACAGGAAGCCAAGGCGGGCAACCATACTTCCGGGGTACAAAAAGTCATTTGCGCACCTTTTACAGCGTTGGCTGCACTTAAGGAAGAGCTGGCGGGCACGGATATTGCCATCGGCGCGCAAAACATGCATTTTGAAGAGCAAGGTGCTTATACAGGTGAAATCAGCGCGTCCATGCTGAAAGAAATCGGTGTAGAGTACGTGATTCTTGGTCACTCCGAGCGCCGTCAATATTTCAATGAGACAGATGAGACCGTGAACAAAAAGGTTGTAGCCGCATTAGCAGCAGGTCTCGTACCGATTGTGTGCGTAGGCGAGAGTCTGGAGCAACGGGAAGCGGGCGAGACAGCTGACGTAGTCCGTACGCAGACAGAAGGTGCCTTTGCTGGAGTGGACGCTGCACAAGTGGCGGATACCGTTATTGCATACGAGCCGATTTGGGCGATTGGTACAGGCAAGTCTTCCACAGCAGAGGATGCCAATGAAACGATTGCTATCATTCGCAGCGTAATCGGTGAACGCTTCGGACAAACGACAGCCGAGAAAGTGCGCATTCAATACGGCGGCAGCGTAAAGCCGGAAAACATCGCAAGCTACATGGCACAGCCAGACATCGATGGAGCATTGGTTGGTGGCGCGAGTCTCGTAGCGGACAGCTACTTGCAGCTTGTGGCAGGAGCTACGTCGCGATAG
- a CDS encoding phosphoglycerate kinase, whose amino-acid sequence MNKKSIRDVELAGKRVFCRVDFNVPMQDGVITDDTRIRAAVPTIRFMMEAGAKVILASHFGRPKGQVVEEMRLTPVAAHLSSLLGKDVRKLEDCHGADVEAAVERMESGDVILLENVRFHAGEEKNDPELAKSFAALADLFVNDAFGTAHRAHASTAGIAEYIPAVAGLLMEKEIRFMGGALSNPERPFTAIVGGAKVKDKIAVIENLLTKVDHLIIGGGMANTFLKAQGYGIGASLCEDDKLDLARTLMDQAKERGVQLLMPVDVVVADRFAADAEKQVVAIDAIPEGWMALDIGPKTVEQYHSVIVDSKTVVWNGPMGVFEMDAFAAGTIGVAKAMAACSGTTIIGGGDSVAAVEKAGVAEQMTHISTGGGASLEFMEGKELPGVAVLADNQ is encoded by the coding sequence ATGAACAAGAAATCTATCCGCGATGTTGAGCTGGCAGGCAAGCGCGTATTCTGCCGTGTCGACTTTAATGTGCCGATGCAGGACGGGGTAATCACCGACGATACACGCATTCGTGCTGCTGTACCAACCATCCGTTTCATGATGGAGGCAGGAGCCAAAGTAATCCTGGCGAGCCATTTTGGGCGTCCTAAAGGCCAAGTAGTGGAAGAGATGCGTCTTACTCCTGTCGCAGCCCATTTGTCCTCGCTCTTGGGCAAGGACGTGCGTAAGCTGGAGGATTGCCATGGTGCTGACGTAGAAGCGGCAGTAGAACGAATGGAGTCTGGCGACGTCATCCTGTTAGAAAACGTACGCTTCCATGCGGGAGAAGAAAAGAACGATCCAGAACTGGCAAAAAGCTTTGCGGCCTTGGCTGATCTGTTTGTCAATGATGCTTTCGGGACAGCTCACCGGGCACATGCTTCTACAGCGGGAATCGCTGAGTACATACCAGCAGTTGCGGGCTTGTTGATGGAAAAGGAGATTCGCTTCATGGGCGGAGCCTTGTCCAATCCGGAGCGTCCGTTTACAGCGATTGTCGGCGGTGCAAAAGTAAAAGATAAAATTGCTGTCATTGAAAATTTGTTGACCAAAGTCGATCACCTGATTATCGGTGGCGGTATGGCGAATACATTCCTCAAAGCACAGGGCTATGGCATTGGTGCTTCTCTGTGTGAAGACGACAAGCTCGATCTCGCACGTACGTTGATGGATCAGGCAAAAGAGCGCGGCGTTCAATTGCTGATGCCAGTTGATGTTGTGGTAGCTGACCGTTTTGCGGCAGATGCAGAAAAGCAGGTCGTTGCAATCGATGCGATTCCAGAGGGCTGGATGGCACTCGATATCGGTCCAAAAACAGTGGAGCAGTACCACAGCGTCATTGTAGATTCGAAAACGGTTGTATGGAACGGTCCGATGGGCGTATTTGAAATGGATGCTTTTGCAGCCGGCACGATTGGTGTAGCCAAGGCGATGGCAGCATGCAGCGGTACGACCATCATCGGTGGCGGCGATTCCGTAGCGGCTGTGGAAAAAGCAGGCGTAGCCGAGCAGATGACACACATTTCTACAGGCGGCGGAGCGTCCCTGGAATTCATGGAAGGCAAGGAACTGCCAGGCGTAGCTGTGTTGGCAGATAACCAATAA
- the gap gene encoding type I glyceraldehyde-3-phosphate dehydrogenase: MVKVGINGFGRIGRNVFRAALNNPNVEIVAVNDLTDAHTLAHLLKYDSVHGVLNVSVEASENTLIVDGKEIKVLAERDPAQLKWADYGVEIVVESTGRFTKREDAAKHLEGGAKKVIISAPATNEDITVVIGVNEDKYDPAQHTVISNASCTTNCLAPYAKVLNEKFGIVRGLMTTVHSYTNDQQILDLPHKDLRRARAAAENIIPTSTGAAKAVALVLPELKGKLNGFAMRVPTPNVSVVDLVVELKTDATVEEINNALKEAAEGPLKGILGYSEEPLVSSDYNGNPASSTIDALSTMVLEGNMVKVVSWYDNEWGYSNRVVDLCHYVAQRGF, encoded by the coding sequence ATGGTAAAAGTAGGTATTAACGGATTTGGTCGTATCGGTCGTAACGTATTTCGTGCAGCACTGAACAATCCGAATGTAGAAATCGTAGCGGTCAATGACCTGACAGATGCACACACACTGGCGCACCTTTTGAAATATGACTCTGTTCATGGTGTTCTGAACGTGAGCGTTGAAGCTTCCGAGAACACGCTCATCGTTGATGGCAAAGAAATCAAGGTGTTGGCAGAGCGCGATCCAGCACAACTCAAGTGGGCAGATTACGGTGTTGAAATCGTAGTGGAATCGACTGGACGCTTCACGAAGCGCGAAGATGCAGCGAAGCACTTGGAAGGTGGCGCGAAAAAAGTCATCATCTCCGCTCCAGCAACAAACGAAGACATTACAGTCGTAATCGGTGTAAACGAAGACAAGTACGATCCAGCACAACACACTGTGATCTCCAACGCATCCTGCACAACGAACTGCTTGGCGCCTTATGCGAAGGTTCTCAATGAAAAATTCGGTATCGTACGCGGCTTGATGACAACCGTTCACTCTTACACCAATGACCAACAAATTCTCGACCTGCCGCACAAAGATTTGCGCCGTGCCCGTGCAGCTGCGGAGAACATTATCCCAACCTCTACAGGAGCGGCAAAAGCGGTAGCACTCGTACTGCCTGAGCTGAAAGGCAAGCTGAATGGTTTCGCAATGCGCGTACCAACTCCAAACGTATCCGTAGTGGACTTGGTAGTTGAACTGAAAACAGACGCAACTGTTGAAGAAATTAACAACGCTCTGAAAGAAGCGGCAGAAGGCCCACTCAAAGGCATTCTCGGCTACTCCGAAGAGCCGCTCGTATCCTCTGATTACAATGGAAACCCTGCATCCTCCACAATCGATGCTTTGTCTACAATGGTACTGGAAGGAAACATGGTGAAAGTCGTTTCCTGGTATGATAACGAGTGGGGTTACTCCAATCGTGTCGTAGACTTGTGTCATTATGTTGCACAGCGCGGCTTCTAA
- a CDS encoding Na+/H+ antiporter NhaC family protein, with protein sequence MSITSVTPILAMIAGIILSLSLGFPIAWGIVFAILVTLVSVKRLGYPWKQQFVFGWEGVQKAKPVLTILFLVGLLIPLLMMGGTIPAIIYYGLSIVNVEYLFVLSFLLTAGVSYLLGTSIGTLSTIGLSLMGIAHAAGISPAIVGGALISGAMVGERFSPISSSRLLVLSNVGMTEEQERRTRRPALLTVAICALLFLILDLFRPQANSTDTIQMYQELLVSHFSVHWLLMLPLVVLIASFALRVKAVKALFFGIGASTILVGINGNLDVKTFFTSMLVGFELHSGTPLDQLVHGGGMFAIFNVLALIILAGFLNGILNRANLLTPIVDKMMGHTKNKTVLVAKAAALSLLVVIISCNQTIPILVLGSTLLGRFSQWAGGRELLGKTMLDSTVVMPVLIPWNGLSMMMALTLGVSTIQTLPFVFFPILLPIVTILSTRWFSPEGKFLAMKNKAS encoded by the coding sequence ATGTCTATCACATCGGTAACACCCATCTTGGCAATGATCGCTGGCATCATTTTGAGCCTATCGCTCGGTTTTCCGATTGCATGGGGGATTGTTTTTGCGATCTTGGTCACACTGGTTAGTGTAAAAAGATTGGGTTATCCGTGGAAGCAGCAGTTCGTGTTTGGCTGGGAAGGTGTCCAAAAGGCAAAGCCCGTCCTTACGATTCTGTTTTTAGTAGGACTCTTGATTCCGCTATTAATGATGGGAGGAACCATTCCCGCCATCATTTACTACGGATTATCGATTGTGAATGTCGAGTATTTATTCGTCCTCTCTTTTCTGTTGACCGCAGGCGTCAGTTATTTATTGGGTACATCAATCGGTACGCTGAGTACGATTGGGCTGTCCCTGATGGGCATTGCACACGCAGCAGGGATATCACCTGCGATCGTAGGTGGTGCGCTCATCTCTGGAGCGATGGTGGGGGAACGTTTCTCGCCGATATCCAGCAGTCGTTTACTGGTGCTTTCCAATGTCGGTATGACAGAAGAGCAGGAAAGAAGAACACGGCGTCCTGCTTTGCTTACGGTAGCGATTTGCGCGTTACTTTTCCTGATCCTTGATCTGTTTCGACCTCAGGCGAACTCGACGGATACCATTCAGATGTACCAAGAGCTGTTAGTCAGTCATTTTTCTGTACATTGGCTGCTCATGCTGCCTCTCGTCGTGTTAATTGCCTCTTTTGCACTGAGAGTAAAAGCAGTAAAGGCATTGTTTTTCGGTATCGGAGCCAGTACGATTCTAGTCGGGATCAATGGGAATTTGGATGTGAAGACGTTTTTTACATCGATGCTAGTTGGATTTGAGCTTCATTCAGGAACGCCGCTGGATCAACTGGTCCATGGGGGCGGGATGTTCGCCATCTTCAATGTTCTGGCGTTAATCATTCTCGCAGGCTTTTTAAACGGCATTTTGAACAGAGCCAATTTATTAACCCCCATCGTAGACAAAATGATGGGCCATACAAAAAATAAAACGGTATTGGTAGCGAAGGCAGCGGCATTGTCGTTGTTAGTGGTTATCATCAGCTGTAATCAAACCATTCCAATACTGGTTCTCGGCTCGACTCTTCTCGGGAGGTTCTCCCAATGGGCTGGAGGGCGTGAGCTGTTGGGCAAGACGATGTTGGACTCCACAGTGGTCATGCCTGTACTGATCCCTTGGAACGGACTATCGATGATGATGGCACTGACGTTAGGTGTTTCAACGATCCAGACATTGCCCTTTGTGTTTTTTCCAATCTTATTACCGATTGTTACGATATTATCGACTCGCTGGTTTTCGCCAGAGGGCAAGTTTCTCGCGATGAAGAATAAAGCTAGCTAA
- a CDS encoding sugar-binding transcriptional regulator encodes MRRLLELQQKLLPDLIQVLRQRYMLLRSIYHLQPIGRRGLAQAMDTTERILRAEVELLKETGLLHVTAAGMSLSEEGQQVLDDMEPLVGELFGLTDLAERLQKKLGIAEVIVVQGNADQSPWVKEELGRVGARVLKQVVQEGDIVAVTGGSSIASVASHLTPSASFKNVQFVPARGGLGERVELQANTLASAMAAKTGASYRLLHVPDRLHPEALQTLVKEPQVQDVLSLLGETRIVLHGIGDAVTMARRRNYSDEELAELVETGAVSEAFGYYFNEAGETVHRMPTIGLQLEEVHKAETVLSIAGGESKAKAILSFAKQSCQNVLITDEGAAYTLLSTRL; translated from the coding sequence ATGCGACGTTTACTGGAACTGCAACAAAAATTGTTGCCTGACTTGATTCAGGTTTTGCGTCAGCGGTACATGTTACTCCGATCCATCTATCATTTGCAGCCGATTGGCAGAAGAGGTCTAGCTCAAGCCATGGATACCACTGAGCGTATTTTGCGGGCAGAAGTGGAGCTGCTAAAAGAGACGGGGCTCCTTCATGTAACGGCTGCGGGAATGAGCCTGAGTGAAGAAGGACAACAAGTCTTGGACGACATGGAGCCTCTCGTCGGAGAGTTATTCGGCCTTACTGACTTGGCAGAGCGCCTGCAAAAAAAGCTGGGCATAGCAGAAGTCATTGTGGTGCAGGGCAATGCAGATCAATCGCCTTGGGTAAAGGAAGAGCTTGGACGGGTAGGGGCAAGGGTCCTCAAACAGGTCGTGCAAGAAGGAGACATTGTAGCGGTAACAGGTGGTTCATCCATCGCCAGCGTAGCAAGTCATCTGACGCCTTCTGCTTCGTTCAAAAACGTTCAGTTTGTCCCTGCTCGCGGTGGACTGGGAGAACGCGTAGAGCTGCAAGCAAATACGCTTGCTTCCGCCATGGCAGCGAAAACAGGTGCTTCTTATCGGCTTCTTCACGTACCGGATCGCCTTCATCCAGAAGCCTTGCAGACATTGGTTAAAGAGCCGCAAGTACAAGATGTGCTGTCGCTCTTGGGCGAAACCCGAATCGTTTTGCATGGAATCGGGGATGCCGTCACGATGGCGAGAAGGCGGAATTATTCGGACGAAGAGCTCGCAGAATTAGTGGAGACGGGCGCTGTATCAGAAGCATTCGGCTACTACTTTAATGAAGCGGGAGAAACGGTCCACAGAATGCCGACAATTGGTTTACAGCTAGAGGAAGTGCACAAGGCAGAAACTGTGCTCTCCATTGCGGGGGGCGAAAGCAAGGCAAAAGCGATTCTTTCCTTTGCTAAGCAATCGTGTCAGAATGTACTCATTACGGACGAAGGGGCAGCTTACACGCTGTTGTCCACACGATTGTAA
- a CDS encoding glutaredoxin family protein, translated as MNEKSFEIVLYGRKKCHLCDEVELYIRSLAEEFPLRMRVVDIESDPVLHEEMMFVIPVVEIDGEIVFRSITHVVTLEELRNELHRRAARS; from the coding sequence ATGAATGAAAAATCGTTTGAAATTGTCTTGTACGGACGAAAGAAATGTCATTTGTGCGACGAGGTGGAACTCTACATCCGCAGTCTGGCGGAGGAGTTCCCCCTTCGTATGCGCGTAGTCGATATTGAAAGTGATCCCGTCTTGCATGAAGAAATGATGTTTGTCATTCCAGTCGTCGAGATTGATGGAGAAATCGTGTTTCGCTCTATTACACATGTGGTGACGCTCGAGGAGCTGCGAAACGAATTACATAGACGTGCCGCTCGGTCATGA
- the rpoN gene encoding RNA polymerase factor sigma-54, producing the protein MNMGLGLFQEQTLKLVMTPELRQAITILQYSAIDLISYLQDQANENPVFDLEVAGEVASAKAEKPAPEIDWKEIVGNRATGEYGSSKNESTYNPLDYVQQGAETLYEHLERQLGYVKGFSSLQKQIALFLIGNLDEKGYLEITLEEASARLGAEMLEIEDVLSVLQHFDPVGVASRSLEECLLLQLGHLALDDEKIVQVVRNHLQDLADNRYQRIADKIGCTPQEVQAMADLIRTLNPRPGAAFSTVETRYVIPDVTVEKVGNDYVVLVNDVAAPRLKINSFYEKMLSQQKSQDEAKQFIHDKLNAAMWLAKSLEQRRLTLMRVTQAILDMQRDFFDRGIHYLKPMTQKEIAERVGLHESTISRATSNKYVQTPRGIFELKYFFTSALSTSSGEATSSESVKRRIKALIEQEDRKSPLSDQKLGEMLLTEGIEISRRTVAKYREEMLIPSSAKRKRF; encoded by the coding sequence ATGAACATGGGATTGGGGTTATTTCAAGAACAAACACTGAAATTAGTGATGACGCCGGAATTACGCCAAGCGATTACCATATTGCAGTATTCAGCCATTGATCTCATCTCCTATTTGCAGGATCAGGCCAATGAGAATCCTGTTTTTGACCTTGAAGTGGCTGGAGAAGTCGCTTCTGCAAAAGCAGAGAAACCAGCTCCTGAGATTGACTGGAAAGAAATTGTGGGCAATCGCGCGACAGGTGAGTACGGTTCGTCGAAAAATGAAAGCACTTACAATCCGCTGGATTACGTCCAGCAAGGTGCGGAGACGCTGTACGAACATTTGGAGCGTCAACTCGGCTATGTAAAAGGATTCTCGTCGCTGCAAAAACAGATCGCTCTCTTTTTGATCGGGAATCTGGATGAGAAGGGGTATTTGGAAATTACCCTGGAGGAAGCGAGTGCGCGTCTGGGCGCAGAAATGCTGGAGATTGAGGACGTGTTGTCCGTTTTGCAGCATTTTGATCCGGTAGGCGTAGCTTCACGCAGCTTAGAAGAATGTCTTTTGCTGCAGCTCGGGCATTTGGCACTCGATGACGAAAAGATCGTTCAGGTCGTTCGCAACCACCTGCAAGATTTGGCGGACAATCGCTATCAGCGGATCGCAGACAAAATCGGATGTACACCGCAAGAGGTACAGGCGATGGCAGACCTGATCCGTACGCTGAATCCGCGTCCAGGTGCTGCCTTTTCCACAGTGGAGACAAGATATGTCATTCCAGATGTGACGGTAGAGAAGGTCGGGAATGATTATGTAGTATTGGTCAATGATGTTGCTGCACCGCGGTTGAAAATCAACAGCTTCTATGAAAAAATGCTGAGCCAGCAAAAAAGTCAGGATGAAGCCAAACAATTCATTCACGATAAGCTGAATGCCGCCATGTGGCTGGCAAAAAGTCTGGAGCAGCGCCGCCTGACGCTCATGCGTGTAACACAGGCTATCCTCGATATGCAACGGGATTTTTTTGATCGAGGGATTCATTATTTAAAGCCCATGACACAAAAGGAAATAGCAGAGCGGGTCGGCCTGCACGAATCGACGATCAGCCGGGCAACCAGCAACAAGTACGTCCAGACACCGCGCGGAATCTTTGAGCTGAAGTATTTCTTTACGTCAGCGCTCTCTACTTCCAGTGGGGAAGCTACTTCTTCTGAGAGTGTTAAGCGCAGAATTAAAGCACTGATCGAGCAAGAAGATCGAAAGTCTCCGTTATCTGATCAAAAGCTGGGTGAGATGCTGCTTACAGAGGGGATTGAAATCTCCCGCCGCACGGTTGCCAAATACCGGGAAGAAATGCTGATTCCATCGTCGGCCAAACGAAAGAGGTTTTAA
- a CDS encoding FecCD family ABC transporter permease encodes MHRHVVIRTKKPALSFHVNKRALGINFILFLLLSVVIVLSIGLGSLHIPVWEVIKAFVGAGSDQNELIVLDWRLPRVVVSVMVGASLAVSGAILQSLVRNPLASPDLIGTTAGATAAAVAFITFAKDVSVQWMPLVALIGGLLTATLTYLTAWKEGVSPFRLALVGVCISAGMGALTIFFLVITQTHKASNALGWMTGTVYGMSWVNVMTLLPWTVLFLGATIFQIRYLNAQELGDDIAKGIGVAIDKKRLLLIAISVALAGAAVGVAGGISFIGLMAPHIARRLVGSAYGYLLPASAILGGMLVVLADLIGRTVFLPHDLPAGIFTAAIGAPFFVYLLYKTRNHQ; translated from the coding sequence ATGCATAGACATGTAGTTATTCGGACCAAAAAGCCAGCGCTCTCGTTTCATGTAAATAAGCGGGCGTTAGGAATTAATTTCATCTTATTTTTGCTGTTATCTGTTGTGATTGTACTGAGTATTGGCTTAGGAAGCTTGCATATTCCTGTGTGGGAAGTCATCAAAGCTTTTGTGGGAGCGGGCAGTGATCAGAATGAATTGATCGTGCTGGATTGGCGATTGCCTCGCGTTGTCGTTTCAGTCATGGTAGGGGCCTCCCTGGCGGTATCAGGGGCCATCTTGCAGTCCTTGGTGCGAAATCCATTAGCTTCGCCTGATTTGATCGGGACTACAGCGGGAGCGACGGCAGCGGCGGTAGCATTTATCACTTTCGCAAAAGATGTAAGTGTGCAATGGATGCCATTGGTCGCCTTGATCGGTGGATTGTTAACCGCTACGCTTACGTATCTGACTGCGTGGAAGGAGGGAGTCTCACCTTTTCGTCTCGCGCTGGTCGGTGTATGTATCTCAGCGGGGATGGGGGCATTAACGATCTTTTTCCTGGTGATCACCCAAACCCATAAAGCCTCAAACGCTCTCGGGTGGATGACTGGAACGGTGTACGGAATGTCTTGGGTAAATGTGATGACGCTGCTTCCGTGGACCGTGTTGTTTCTCGGCGCTACGATTTTCCAAATCCGTTATTTGAATGCCCAGGAGCTCGGTGATGATATCGCCAAAGGCATTGGCGTAGCGATTGATAAAAAGAGATTGCTCTTGATTGCGATCAGTGTGGCACTGGCAGGTGCTGCGGTCGGTGTGGCAGGAGGAATCAGTTTTATTGGGTTGATGGCTCCACACATTGCTCGCAGGCTAGTTGGTTCTGCGTATGGCTACTTGCTTCCGGCTTCCGCCATTTTGGGCGGGATGCTCGTCGTCTTGGCTGATTTGATTGGGAGAACGGTGTTTTTACCGCATGATTTGCCAGCAGGGATTTTTACCGCAGCGATTGGAGCGCCGTTTTTTGTGTATCTTTTGTATAAAACGAGGAATCATCAGTAG
- a CDS encoding FecCD family ABC transporter permease, whose amino-acid sequence MNVILSSRLQKTTVLIIGLVVLAVVMVASILIGINRYSLATAVEAYTQFSGSEEHLIITSSRMPRTLTAVAVGSSLAVAGVLLQALTRNPLASPSLIGVNAGAAAAIVTTIAVFGSQFPMSQMMWAGFIGAGVTALLVYGLASAGRGGMTPIKLTLSGAAVAAFASSVTSLFMLLQEKTMTEAFYWLVGSVEGRQLDHFFMIVPYLLVGWLGAMLLTGSLNLMVLGDDVATGLGQKIILVKATAILIVVLLAGGSVALAGPIAFVGIIIPHLCRFLVGLDHRWLIPYSIVFGGAFLVCADLLSRLVLMPMRLEVPVGVATAMIGVAFIIPLVRGRAYA is encoded by the coding sequence GTGAACGTGATTTTGTCCAGCCGACTGCAAAAGACTACTGTACTCATAATAGGACTCGTCGTCCTGGCAGTCGTGATGGTAGCTAGTATCCTTATCGGAATCAATCGGTATTCGCTCGCTACTGCGGTAGAGGCATACACCCAATTTTCCGGTTCAGAGGAACATTTGATAATTACGAGTTCCCGAATGCCACGTACACTGACGGCGGTAGCAGTGGGGAGCAGCCTCGCTGTAGCAGGTGTTTTGTTGCAGGCGTTGACTCGTAACCCTTTGGCCTCACCATCTCTTATCGGTGTGAACGCTGGAGCTGCAGCTGCTATTGTGACGACGATTGCTGTTTTTGGCTCGCAATTCCCTATGTCGCAAATGATGTGGGCAGGCTTTATCGGAGCCGGGGTGACTGCTCTGCTTGTATACGGGTTGGCTTCCGCTGGGCGGGGAGGCATGACTCCGATTAAGCTGACACTTTCGGGGGCAGCGGTTGCTGCTTTTGCTTCGTCTGTGACTTCACTATTTATGCTGCTGCAAGAAAAGACGATGACAGAGGCCTTTTACTGGTTAGTTGGTTCTGTGGAGGGAAGACAGCTCGATCATTTTTTTATGATCGTTCCTTATTTGCTAGTAGGCTGGTTAGGCGCTATGCTACTGACCGGCTCGTTAAACTTGATGGTACTCGGTGATGATGTAGCGACTGGCCTGGGTCAAAAGATTATCCTGGTAAAAGCAACAGCGATATTGATCGTGGTGCTCTTGGCAGGTGGGAGTGTCGCGCTCGCCGGACCGATTGCATTTGTGGGGATCATCATACCGCATCTTTGCCGTTTTTTAGTCGGCCTTGATCATCGCTGGTTGATTCCCTATTCGATTGTCTTCGGCGGAGCTTTTCTGGTTTGCGCTGATTTACTTTCTCGCCTTGTTTTGATGCCTATGCGTTTGGAAGTACCAGTAGGCGTAGCAACTGCCATGATCGGAGTGGCTTTTATTATCCCGCTGGTCAGGGGGAGGGCGTATGCATAG